The following are encoded in a window of Rissa tridactyla isolate bRisTri1 chromosome 15, bRisTri1.patW.cur.20221130, whole genome shotgun sequence genomic DNA:
- the CSNK1D gene encoding casein kinase I isoform X2, with translation MELRVGNRYRLGRKIGSGSFGDIYLGTDIAAGEEVAIKLECVKTKHPQLHIESKIYKMMQGGVGIPTIKWCGAEGDYNVMVMELLGPSLEDLFNFCSRKFSLKTVLLLADQMISRIEYIHSKNFIHRDVKPDNFLMGLGKKGNLVYIIDFGLAKKYRDARTHQHIPYRENKNLTGTARYASINTHLGIEQSRRDDLESLGYVLMYFNLGSLPWQGLKAATKRQKYERISEKKMSTPIEVLCKGYPSEFATYLNFCRSLRFDDKPDYSYLRQLFRNLFHRQGFSYDYVFDWNMLKFGASRAAEDAERERREREERLRHTRNPAVRGLPSTASGRLRGTQDVAPPTPLTPTSHAANTSPRPVSGMERERKVSMRLHRGAPVNISSSDLTGRQDTSRMSTSQNSIPFEHHGK, from the exons ATGGAGCTGAGGGTTGGGAACCGGTACCGGCTGGGCCGGAAGATTGGGAGCGGCTCCTTCGGGGACATCTACCTGG GAACTGATATTGCTGCCGGGGAGGAGGTTGCAATTAAGTTGGAATGTGTGAAAACCAAACATCCTCAGCTCCACATCGAGAGTAAAATCTACAAAATGATGCAGGGTGGAG tGGGTATTCCCACAATTAAGTGGTGTGGAGCGGAAGGGGACTACAATGTAATGGTGATGGAGCTGTTGGGACCGAGTCTTGAAGATCTCTTCAATTTTTGTTCAAGGAAATTTAGTCTCAAGACAGTCCTGTTGCTTGCTGACCAAATG aTCAGTCGGATTGAATATATTCACTCTAAGAACTTCATTCACCGAGATGTGAAGCCAGATAACTTCTTAATGGGCCTGGGGAAGAAAGGCAATCTTGTCTACATAATAGACTTTGGATTAGCAAAGAAGTATCGAGATGCTCGAACTCACCAACATATTCCATATCgtgaaaataaaaacttaacAGGAACTGCCCGTTATGCATCCATCAACACTCATCTTGGAATTG AGCAATCTCGCAGAGATGACTTGGAGTCCTTGGGCTATGTACTGATGTATTTTAACCTGGGCTCCCTCCCCTGGCAGGGACTGAAAGCAGCAACAAAGAGGCAGAAATACGAACGtatcagtgaaaagaaaatgtctaCACCCATTGAGGTTTTGTGTAAAGGATATCCTT ctgaATTTGCCACGTACTTGAATTTCTGCCGTTCTTTGCGTTTTGATGACAAACCGGACTATTCCTATCTAAGGCAATTATTCAGAAACCTCTTCCACCGACAAGGGTTCTCGTATGACTATGTGTTTGACTGGAACATGCTGAAATTT GGTGCAAGCAGGGCGGCTGAAGATGCTGAACGTGAAAGACGAGAGCGAGAGGAAAGATTGAGACATACACGAAATCCAGCTGTGCGTGGATTACCCTCCACTGCTTCTGGCAGGCTGAGAGGAACGCAAGATGTAGCTCCTCCTACTCCTCTTACCCCAACTTCACATGCTG CCAACACCTCTCCTCGGCCAGTATCTGGTATGGAACGAGAAAGGAAAGTGAGTATGAGATTGCATCGCGGTGCCCCAGTCAATATCTCGTCGTCTGACTTAACAGGCCGACAAGATACCTCTCGCATGTCAACTTCACAG AATAGCATTCCTTTCGAACACCATGGCAAGTAG
- the CSNK1D gene encoding casein kinase I isoform X1, with product MELRVGNRYRLGRKIGSGSFGDIYLGTDIAAGEEVAIKLECVKTKHPQLHIESKIYKMMQGGVGIPTIKWCGAEGDYNVMVMELLGPSLEDLFNFCSRKFSLKTVLLLADQMISRIEYIHSKNFIHRDVKPDNFLMGLGKKGNLVYIIDFGLAKKYRDARTHQHIPYRENKNLTGTARYASINTHLGIEQSRRDDLESLGYVLMYFNLGSLPWQGLKAATKRQKYERISEKKMSTPIEVLCKGYPSEFATYLNFCRSLRFDDKPDYSYLRQLFRNLFHRQGFSYDYVFDWNMLKFGASRAAEDAERERREREERLRHTRNPAVRGLPSTASGRLRGTQDVAPPTPLTPTSHAANTSPRPVSGMERERKVSMRLHRGAPVNISSSDLTGRQDTSRMSTSQIPARVTTSVLQSAVHR from the exons ATGGAGCTGAGGGTTGGGAACCGGTACCGGCTGGGCCGGAAGATTGGGAGCGGCTCCTTCGGGGACATCTACCTGG GAACTGATATTGCTGCCGGGGAGGAGGTTGCAATTAAGTTGGAATGTGTGAAAACCAAACATCCTCAGCTCCACATCGAGAGTAAAATCTACAAAATGATGCAGGGTGGAG tGGGTATTCCCACAATTAAGTGGTGTGGAGCGGAAGGGGACTACAATGTAATGGTGATGGAGCTGTTGGGACCGAGTCTTGAAGATCTCTTCAATTTTTGTTCAAGGAAATTTAGTCTCAAGACAGTCCTGTTGCTTGCTGACCAAATG aTCAGTCGGATTGAATATATTCACTCTAAGAACTTCATTCACCGAGATGTGAAGCCAGATAACTTCTTAATGGGCCTGGGGAAGAAAGGCAATCTTGTCTACATAATAGACTTTGGATTAGCAAAGAAGTATCGAGATGCTCGAACTCACCAACATATTCCATATCgtgaaaataaaaacttaacAGGAACTGCCCGTTATGCATCCATCAACACTCATCTTGGAATTG AGCAATCTCGCAGAGATGACTTGGAGTCCTTGGGCTATGTACTGATGTATTTTAACCTGGGCTCCCTCCCCTGGCAGGGACTGAAAGCAGCAACAAAGAGGCAGAAATACGAACGtatcagtgaaaagaaaatgtctaCACCCATTGAGGTTTTGTGTAAAGGATATCCTT ctgaATTTGCCACGTACTTGAATTTCTGCCGTTCTTTGCGTTTTGATGACAAACCGGACTATTCCTATCTAAGGCAATTATTCAGAAACCTCTTCCACCGACAAGGGTTCTCGTATGACTATGTGTTTGACTGGAACATGCTGAAATTT GGTGCAAGCAGGGCGGCTGAAGATGCTGAACGTGAAAGACGAGAGCGAGAGGAAAGATTGAGACATACACGAAATCCAGCTGTGCGTGGATTACCCTCCACTGCTTCTGGCAGGCTGAGAGGAACGCAAGATGTAGCTCCTCCTACTCCTCTTACCCCAACTTCACATGCTG CCAACACCTCTCCTCGGCCAGTATCTGGTATGGAACGAGAAAGGAAAGTGAGTATGAGATTGCATCGCGGTGCCCCAGTCAATATCTCGTCGTCTGACTTAACAGGCCGACAAGATACCTCTCGCATGTCAACTTCACAG ATTCCTGCTCGGGTAACTACCAGTGTTCTCCAGTCTGCTGTGCACCgatga
- the CSNK1D gene encoding casein kinase I isoform X3 — protein sequence MELRVGNRYRLGRKIGSGSFGDIYLGTDIAAGEEVAIKLECVKTKHPQLHIESKIYKMMQGGVGIPTIKWCGAEGDYNVMVMELLGPSLEDLFNFCSRKFSLKTVLLLADQMISRIEYIHSKNFIHRDVKPDNFLMGLGKKGNLVYIIDFGLAKKYRDARTHQHIPYRENKNLTGTARYASINTHLGIAEFATYLNFCRSLRFDDKPDYSYLRQLFRNLFHRQGFSYDYVFDWNMLKFGASRAAEDAERERREREERLRHTRNPAVRGLPSTASGRLRGTQDVAPPTPLTPTSHAANTSPRPVSGMERERKVSMRLHRGAPVNISSSDLTGRQDTSRMSTSQIPARVTTSVLQSAVHR from the exons ATGGAGCTGAGGGTTGGGAACCGGTACCGGCTGGGCCGGAAGATTGGGAGCGGCTCCTTCGGGGACATCTACCTGG GAACTGATATTGCTGCCGGGGAGGAGGTTGCAATTAAGTTGGAATGTGTGAAAACCAAACATCCTCAGCTCCACATCGAGAGTAAAATCTACAAAATGATGCAGGGTGGAG tGGGTATTCCCACAATTAAGTGGTGTGGAGCGGAAGGGGACTACAATGTAATGGTGATGGAGCTGTTGGGACCGAGTCTTGAAGATCTCTTCAATTTTTGTTCAAGGAAATTTAGTCTCAAGACAGTCCTGTTGCTTGCTGACCAAATG aTCAGTCGGATTGAATATATTCACTCTAAGAACTTCATTCACCGAGATGTGAAGCCAGATAACTTCTTAATGGGCCTGGGGAAGAAAGGCAATCTTGTCTACATAATAGACTTTGGATTAGCAAAGAAGTATCGAGATGCTCGAACTCACCAACATATTCCATATCgtgaaaataaaaacttaacAGGAACTGCCCGTTATGCATCCATCAACACTCATCTTGGAATTG ctgaATTTGCCACGTACTTGAATTTCTGCCGTTCTTTGCGTTTTGATGACAAACCGGACTATTCCTATCTAAGGCAATTATTCAGAAACCTCTTCCACCGACAAGGGTTCTCGTATGACTATGTGTTTGACTGGAACATGCTGAAATTT GGTGCAAGCAGGGCGGCTGAAGATGCTGAACGTGAAAGACGAGAGCGAGAGGAAAGATTGAGACATACACGAAATCCAGCTGTGCGTGGATTACCCTCCACTGCTTCTGGCAGGCTGAGAGGAACGCAAGATGTAGCTCCTCCTACTCCTCTTACCCCAACTTCACATGCTG CCAACACCTCTCCTCGGCCAGTATCTGGTATGGAACGAGAAAGGAAAGTGAGTATGAGATTGCATCGCGGTGCCCCAGTCAATATCTCGTCGTCTGACTTAACAGGCCGACAAGATACCTCTCGCATGTCAACTTCACAG ATTCCTGCTCGGGTAACTACCAGTGTTCTCCAGTCTGCTGTGCACCgatga
- the CSNK1D gene encoding casein kinase I isoform X4, producing MVMELLGPSLEDLFNFCSRKFSLKTVLLLADQMISRIEYIHSKNFIHRDVKPDNFLMGLGKKGNLVYIIDFGLAKKYRDARTHQHIPYRENKNLTGTARYASINTHLGIEQSRRDDLESLGYVLMYFNLGSLPWQGLKAATKRQKYERISEKKMSTPIEVLCKGYPSEFATYLNFCRSLRFDDKPDYSYLRQLFRNLFHRQGFSYDYVFDWNMLKFGASRAAEDAERERREREERLRHTRNPAVRGLPSTASGRLRGTQDVAPPTPLTPTSHAANTSPRPVSGMERERKVSMRLHRGAPVNISSSDLTGRQDTSRMSTSQIPARVTTSVLQSAVHR from the exons ATGGTGATGGAGCTGTTGGGACCGAGTCTTGAAGATCTCTTCAATTTTTGTTCAAGGAAATTTAGTCTCAAGACAGTCCTGTTGCTTGCTGACCAAATG aTCAGTCGGATTGAATATATTCACTCTAAGAACTTCATTCACCGAGATGTGAAGCCAGATAACTTCTTAATGGGCCTGGGGAAGAAAGGCAATCTTGTCTACATAATAGACTTTGGATTAGCAAAGAAGTATCGAGATGCTCGAACTCACCAACATATTCCATATCgtgaaaataaaaacttaacAGGAACTGCCCGTTATGCATCCATCAACACTCATCTTGGAATTG AGCAATCTCGCAGAGATGACTTGGAGTCCTTGGGCTATGTACTGATGTATTTTAACCTGGGCTCCCTCCCCTGGCAGGGACTGAAAGCAGCAACAAAGAGGCAGAAATACGAACGtatcagtgaaaagaaaatgtctaCACCCATTGAGGTTTTGTGTAAAGGATATCCTT ctgaATTTGCCACGTACTTGAATTTCTGCCGTTCTTTGCGTTTTGATGACAAACCGGACTATTCCTATCTAAGGCAATTATTCAGAAACCTCTTCCACCGACAAGGGTTCTCGTATGACTATGTGTTTGACTGGAACATGCTGAAATTT GGTGCAAGCAGGGCGGCTGAAGATGCTGAACGTGAAAGACGAGAGCGAGAGGAAAGATTGAGACATACACGAAATCCAGCTGTGCGTGGATTACCCTCCACTGCTTCTGGCAGGCTGAGAGGAACGCAAGATGTAGCTCCTCCTACTCCTCTTACCCCAACTTCACATGCTG CCAACACCTCTCCTCGGCCAGTATCTGGTATGGAACGAGAAAGGAAAGTGAGTATGAGATTGCATCGCGGTGCCCCAGTCAATATCTCGTCGTCTGACTTAACAGGCCGACAAGATACCTCTCGCATGTCAACTTCACAG ATTCCTGCTCGGGTAACTACCAGTGTTCTCCAGTCTGCTGTGCACCgatga
- the SLC16A3 gene encoding monocarboxylate transporter 4 gives MGAVVADDGPSGVKAPDGGWGWAVLFGCFIITGFSYAFPKAVSVFFKELIREFGIGYSDTAWISSILLAMLYGTGPLCSVCVNRFGCRPVMLVGGLFASLGMVIASFCTSIVQIYLTAGVITGLGLALNFQPSLIMLNRYFDKRRPLANGLSAAGSPVFLCALSPLGQILQHEYGWRGGFLILGGMLLNCCVCGALMRPLEPPKKPEATKEPAEKKAKKKLLDFSVFKDGGFVIYTLAASIMVLGLFVPPVFVVSYAKDLGYQDTKAAFLLTILGFIDIFARPICGMVAGLKWVRPRCVYLFSFAMIFNGFTDLMGSMSVDYAGLVVFCIFFGISYGMVGALQFEVLMAIVGTQKFSSAIGLVLLAEAMAVLIGPPSAGKLLDATGRYMFVFIIAGIEVTTSALVLALGNFFCIKKKSEEPHTKEEAAEREELNKSEDKAPEDAKVDSIEVEQFLKDEPEKNGEVVTNPETCV, from the exons ATGGGAGCTGTAGTAGCTGATGATGGACCATCTGGTGTTAAAGCCCCCGAcggaggctggggctgggctgtccTTTTTGGCTGTTTTATCATCACAGGATTCTCCTACGCCTTTCCTAAGGCAGTTAGTGTCTTCTTTAAAGAACTTATCCGGGAATTTGGCATTGGATATAGTGACACTGCATGGATTTCCTCCATTCTCTTGGCCATGCTTTATGGAACAG GTCCGCTCTGTAGCGTATGTGTCAATCGCTTTGGCTGTCGCCCTGTCATGCTGGTGGGTGGCCTTTTTGCCTCCCTGGGGATGGTGATAGCCTCCTTCTGCACCAGCATTGTTCAGATCTACCTGACCGCAGGGGTGATTACTG GTTTGGGTCTGGCACTAAACTTTCAGCCTTCGCTGATCATGTTAAACCGTTACTTTGACAAACGCCGTCCCTTAGCCAACGGGCTATCCGCCGCCGGGAGTCCAGTGTTTCTTTGTGCTCTCTCGCCGCTGGGGCAGATACTACAACACGAGTATGGCTGGAGAGGAGGATTCCTGATACTGGGCGGGATGCTGCTCAACTGCTGTGTATGTGGAGCATTAATGAGACCTTTGGAGCCACCCAAAAAGCCTGAAGCTACCAAAGAACCAgctgagaagaaagcaaagaagaaacttCTGGATTTCAGTGTGTTTAAAGACGGTGGTTTTGTAATCTACACGCTAGCGGCATCTATCATGGTGCTAGGCCTCTTTGTTCCCCCAGTTTTTGTTGTGAGTTACGCCAAGGATTTAGGGTATCAAGACAccaaagcagcttttcttctgaCTATTCTGGGATTCATTGATATCTTTGCTCGGCCTATTTGTGGAATGGTAGCTGGTCTTAAATGGGTTAGACCACGCTGTGTCTACCTCTTCAGTTTTGCTATGATTTTCAATGGCTTTACAGATCTCATGGGTTCTATGTCTGTTGATTATGCTGGCCTGGTggtcttttgcattttctttggcaTTTCGTATGGAATGGTAGGTGCTCTTCAGTTTGAAGTTCTCATGGCTATTGTTGGTACTCAGAAGTTTTCCAGTGCGATTGGTTTAGTGCTCCTGGCAGAAGCTATGGCTGTTCTTATCGGTCCACCATCAGCGG gaaaactctTGGATGCAACAGGAAGGtacatgtttgtttttattattgctgGAATTGAAGTTACCACCTCGGCACTTGTATTGGCCTTGGGAAATTTCTTCTGCATTAAGAAAAAATCAGAAGAACCACATACaaaagaagaagcagcagaaagagaggAATTAAACAAATCTGAAGACAAAGCTCCTGAAGATGCCAAGGTGGACTCTATTGAAGTGGAGCAGTTTCTGAAAGATGAGCCTGAAAAAAATGGGGAAGTTGTAACTAACCCGGAAACATGTGTGTGA